The following are encoded together in the Roseivirga misakiensis genome:
- a CDS encoding succinate dehydrogenase/fumarate reductase iron-sulfur subunit, whose translation MSAQKGLNLTLKVWRQKNDKENGQMETYQVSDISTDSSFLEMMDILNEQLIAEGKDPVAFDHDCREGICGSCSMYINGEAHGPGREITTCQLHMREFEDGQTIYIEPWRAKAFPVIKDLVVDRSAFDRVMAAGGFVSVNTSGNTQDANSIPIPKADADKAFDAATCIGCGACVASCKNASAMLFVSAKVSQFALLPQGQVEAAERVQNMVKVMDEEGFGNCSNTGACEVECPKGISLENIARMNREYLSASVSSQDS comes from the coding sequence ATGTCAGCACAAAAAGGATTAAATCTGACACTCAAAGTTTGGAGACAGAAGAACGACAAGGAAAATGGTCAAATGGAGACTTATCAGGTATCTGATATTTCTACTGACAGTTCTTTCCTTGAGATGATGGATATCTTGAATGAGCAACTTATTGCTGAGGGCAAAGACCCTGTTGCTTTTGATCACGATTGCCGAGAAGGGATTTGTGGTAGCTGCTCCATGTACATCAATGGAGAGGCACATGGTCCGGGTAGAGAAATTACTACCTGCCAATTGCACATGAGAGAATTCGAAGATGGCCAGACTATTTACATAGAACCATGGAGAGCTAAAGCTTTCCCAGTAATCAAAGATTTAGTAGTTGATAGAAGTGCCTTTGACAGAGTAATGGCTGCGGGAGGTTTTGTAAGCGTAAATACTTCAGGAAATACTCAGGACGCTAACTCAATTCCAATTCCAAAGGCGGACGCTGATAAAGCATTCGACGCTGCTACTTGTATTGGTTGCGGTGCATGTGTAGCATCATGTAAAAATGCATCGGCTATGCTTTTCGTTTCGGCTAAGGTATCGCAATTCGCTTTGTTACCTCAGGGACAAGTAGAAGCTGCAGAACGTGTCCAAAATATGGTAAAAGTAATGGACGAAGAAGGCTTTGGTAACTGTTCTAATACAGGTGCCTGTGAAGTAGAATGTCCTAAGGGAATTTCACTTGAGAATATTGCTAGAATGAATAGAGAATACCTTTCTGCTAGCGTGTCTTCACAGGATTCATAG
- a CDS encoding fumarate reductase/succinate dehydrogenase flavoprotein subunit produces the protein MTTLNSKIPKGPIADKWTNHKNNIKLVNPANKRSIDVIVVGTGLAGGSAAATLAELGYNVKAFCYQDSPRRAHSIAAQGGINAAKNYQGDGDSTYRLFYDTVKGGDYRSREANVHRLAEVSTNIIDQCVAQGVPFARDYGGLLDNRSFGGVQVSRTFYAKGQTGQQLLLGCYSAMSRQIGKGKIKMYNRHEMMDVVVVDGKARGIIARNLVNGEIERHSAHAVVIASGGYGNVFFLSTNAMGSNVSAGWKVHKKGAYFANPCYTQIHPTCIPQHGDQQSKLTLMSESLRNDGRIWVPAKKEDAEAVRAGKLKPTDIKEEDRDYYLERRYPSFGNLVPRDVASRAAKERCDEGFGVGTNETGEAVYLDFSAAITRYGQEQANIQGLHDASAQKIQELGTDIIEKKYGNLFQMYEKITADNPYKTPMKIYPAVHYTMGGVWVDYDLMTTIPGCYAIGEANFSDHGANRLGASALMQGLADGYFVLPYTIGDYLADDIRTGPISTDLPEFDKAENSVKKSIDFFINNNGTKSVDHFHKRLGKVMWNKVGMARNEKGLKEAIAEIKEIREEFWKEVRVPGTADSMNPELEKAGRVADFLELGELFARDALEREESCGGHFREEHRTEEGEAVRDDENFTHVSAWEYKGEPSDAVLHKEALNYENIELKTRSYK, from the coding sequence ATGACGACTCTAAATTCAAAAATTCCTAAAGGTCCAATTGCAGATAAATGGACCAATCACAAAAATAACATCAAGCTTGTAAACCCAGCTAACAAAAGATCCATCGACGTTATTGTGGTGGGTACAGGGCTAGCTGGTGGATCAGCAGCGGCTACCTTAGCCGAATTAGGCTATAATGTAAAGGCATTCTGCTATCAGGATTCTCCACGACGAGCGCACTCTATTGCTGCTCAGGGAGGTATAAATGCCGCAAAAAATTATCAAGGTGATGGTGATTCAACTTACAGATTATTCTACGATACTGTAAAGGGAGGCGATTACCGATCTAGAGAAGCCAATGTCCATAGGCTAGCCGAGGTCTCTACTAATATAATTGACCAATGTGTGGCGCAGGGTGTTCCTTTCGCGAGAGATTATGGTGGGCTATTGGACAATCGATCTTTCGGTGGTGTTCAAGTATCTAGAACCTTTTATGCAAAAGGTCAAACGGGGCAGCAACTACTTTTAGGTTGTTATTCTGCTATGTCGCGCCAAATTGGTAAAGGAAAAATTAAGATGTACAACCGTCATGAAATGATGGATGTAGTTGTCGTTGATGGAAAAGCTAGAGGTATCATTGCCCGGAATCTAGTGAACGGCGAAATCGAAAGACATTCTGCTCACGCAGTAGTGATCGCTTCGGGTGGTTACGGTAATGTTTTCTTCTTGTCTACTAACGCCATGGGATCAAATGTATCAGCTGGTTGGAAGGTGCATAAGAAAGGAGCTTACTTTGCTAACCCTTGCTATACACAAATTCATCCAACTTGTATTCCACAGCACGGCGACCAACAGTCAAAATTGACTTTGATGTCTGAATCGCTAAGAAATGATGGTAGAATTTGGGTGCCTGCTAAGAAAGAAGATGCTGAAGCGGTTCGCGCTGGTAAGCTGAAACCTACCGATATCAAAGAAGAGGATAGAGATTATTACCTAGAGCGTAGATATCCTTCTTTTGGTAACCTTGTGCCAAGGGATGTTGCATCAAGAGCGGCAAAAGAGCGCTGCGATGAAGGTTTCGGAGTAGGTACAAACGAAACGGGTGAGGCGGTATATCTTGATTTCTCCGCAGCGATTACGCGATATGGCCAAGAGCAAGCCAATATCCAAGGTTTACATGATGCTTCTGCCCAAAAGATTCAAGAATTGGGTACGGATATAATTGAAAAGAAATATGGTAACCTCTTCCAAATGTATGAGAAGATTACCGCTGATAATCCATACAAAACACCAATGAAAATTTACCCTGCGGTACACTATACCATGGGCGGTGTTTGGGTTGATTATGACTTAATGACTACAATTCCAGGTTGCTACGCGATCGGGGAGGCTAACTTCTCAGATCACGGTGCCAATAGGCTTGGAGCATCAGCCTTAATGCAAGGTTTAGCGGATGGGTACTTCGTATTGCCATATACCATTGGAGATTATCTTGCCGATGATATCCGAACTGGACCAATTTCTACTGATTTGCCTGAGTTTGATAAGGCAGAAAATTCAGTAAAGAAGAGCATTGATTTCTTTATCAATAATAATGGTACTAAGTCTGTCGATCATTTCCACAAACGCTTAGGTAAAGTAATGTGGAATAAAGTAGGGATGGCCAGAAATGAAAAAGGCTTGAAAGAAGCGATAGCAGAGATTAAAGAGATTAGAGAAGAATTCTGGAAGGAAGTTCGTGTTCCTGGAACTGCGGATAGTATGAATCCAGAGTTAGAGAAGGCGGGTAGAGTAGCAGATTTTCTGGAATTAGGAGAATTGTTCGCTAGAGATGCCTTAGAAAGAGAGGAGTCTTGTGGAGGTCACTTCCGAGAAGAACATCGTACGGAAGAAGGAGAGGCTGTTAGAGATGACGAAAACTTCACACATGTTTCGGCTTGGGAGTATAAAGGTGAGCCTTCAGATGCAGTATTGCACAAGGAAGCCTTGAACTATGAGAACATAGAACTCAAGACCAGATCGTATAAATAA
- a CDS encoding succinate dehydrogenase cytochrome b subunit yields MSWVKQTFSSSIGRKIAMALSALFLIIFLLQHFTINLISVFSDTAFNEISHFMGTNPVVQFALQPVLIFGVVFHFVMGFILEVKNNNARKVKYAMNNGGANSTWFSRNMIWTGLVILGFICVHFYDFWIPEINVKYIQGDMSGMINGEYRYYEELTHKFEDPIKVGIYVLSFVFLAMHLLHGFQSAFQSMGAKHSKYTPTIQKVGKLYAIAIPAGFIFIALYHHLTAH; encoded by the coding sequence ATGAGTTGGGTTAAACAAACCTTTAGCAGTTCTATCGGGCGAAAGATCGCCATGGCACTGTCAGCACTGTTCTTGATCATATTCTTACTTCAGCATTTCACAATCAACCTAATATCGGTTTTTAGCGATACTGCTTTTAATGAGATATCCCATTTTATGGGTACTAATCCAGTAGTTCAATTCGCTCTACAGCCAGTATTGATTTTCGGTGTAGTATTCCATTTTGTCATGGGATTTATTCTTGAGGTAAAGAATAACAATGCTCGAAAAGTAAAATACGCCATGAATAACGGTGGGGCTAATTCTACTTGGTTCTCAAGAAATATGATATGGACAGGGTTGGTAATCCTTGGATTTATTTGTGTGCACTTCTATGACTTCTGGATTCCAGAGATCAATGTAAAATACATTCAAGGCGATATGTCTGGAATGATCAACGGAGAGTACAGGTATTACGAAGAATTAACGCACAAATTTGAAGACCCGATCAAAGTCGGTATCTACGTTTTGTCTTTTGTTTTCTTAGCAATGCACTTATTGCACGGTTTCCAGTCGGCTTTTCAGTCAATGGGTGCCAAGCACAGCAAGTACACACCTACTATTCAAAAAGTAGGTAAACTTTACGCCATCGCTATTCCAGCAGGCTTTATTTTCATTGCTCTATATCATCATCTAACTGCGCATTAA
- a CDS encoding T9SS type B sorting domain-containing protein, with translation MSRRILFGLLMICAICGELAATHLRAGNITAVRISETNFRYRFTLVIYRDTESGVQVGNGSFNFGDGRIVGGRQALINNSLNGFRETALANFTSVVVIEFEHTFLNEGDFIVSYSEGNRNQNIINLGGGASGTIPFHIETFMKISSRFSNNTPQLTVPPLDRACIGSQFFHNSGAFDIDGDSLAYRIVTPQQGRGVDANFYLPVNDATVSNLREDGGSPARFQIDPFDGTLVWDAAQFVGEYSIAFIVEEWRKSEITGEAELIGYVTRDMQIIAVTCENDRPELVLPADTCISALSEIQVVVTGRDVNDDQVFIEAFGGSFQVNTSPASFLALPDLVDDRSFRDQPAQSLFTWQTSLSHIRDQPYEVVFKVTDRPADRSQNPLTDFKSLSIKVVAPAPTGLTGDISGQNAIQLEWDNYFAASLNPVMQIYRRIDSFEFNPINCNVGIPANSGYELIDEVPIDQRNYLDDNDVMSGVNYCYRLVASFPLPNGGTSYASQEFCLKNNTDVPNMVNASVQETDQSAGEIYTRWTAPLEINELLFPSPYRYELFRQTGLTGNANRTLIASTFDTVFVDTGLNTQDETYNYFVRFFDADDNLIDSAATASTPRLSSTPEILAVNLSWQSNVPWSNSIQSSPYHYIYRNRTDLNAQDEDTFVLIDSVNVLTSGQRYIDDGRFNSRPLNGELVYCYFVTTQGSYGNPQILSPLLNDSQISCAQPEDNSPPEDPEIDLPDNIIAIEGPDGSVLNIINSPICELDNFSPCEQLEFSNTVNWTISNIDDVAFFNIYFSTSGMDNSYELVGTSTTTQFTHTGLPEIKGCYRITAVDGADNESQMTDPICFDNCPYYELPNTFTPNEDNVNDTFRAFDLDNGRCSRFVSSVEFKVFNRWGKEIFSYNTEQTTNPNYFIDWDGKDNDGKPLNAGTYYYTATVTFNTFDPEKRKQEFKNWVKIVK, from the coding sequence GTGTCACGACGGATACTATTTGGTTTGTTAATGATCTGCGCCATCTGTGGAGAACTAGCTGCAACCCATTTACGTGCTGGGAATATCACAGCGGTTAGAATTTCAGAAACTAACTTTCGCTACAGATTTACATTGGTCATTTACCGAGATACAGAATCTGGTGTTCAGGTCGGTAATGGAAGTTTCAACTTTGGGGATGGAAGAATCGTCGGTGGCAGACAGGCCCTAATCAACAACTCTCTAAATGGATTTAGAGAAACCGCTCTGGCCAATTTCACATCAGTCGTAGTGATTGAATTTGAACACACGTTCCTAAACGAAGGTGATTTTATAGTTAGTTATTCCGAAGGCAATCGAAATCAAAACATCATTAACCTAGGTGGTGGGGCCTCTGGAACTATCCCTTTTCACATTGAGACCTTCATGAAGATCTCTTCGAGGTTTTCTAATAATACACCACAACTCACCGTTCCACCACTTGATCGGGCGTGTATTGGATCTCAATTCTTTCATAACTCTGGAGCTTTTGATATTGACGGCGATAGTTTGGCCTACAGGATTGTTACACCACAGCAAGGCAGAGGTGTAGATGCTAATTTTTACTTACCCGTAAATGATGCTACTGTCTCTAACCTGAGGGAAGATGGAGGTTCGCCTGCCCGATTTCAAATAGATCCTTTCGACGGAACACTTGTTTGGGATGCTGCCCAGTTCGTAGGTGAATATTCAATCGCGTTTATCGTAGAAGAATGGCGTAAATCAGAAATTACAGGAGAAGCGGAGCTAATCGGTTATGTAACACGTGACATGCAAATCATAGCTGTTACCTGTGAAAATGATCGTCCAGAACTAGTACTTCCAGCTGACACTTGTATTAGTGCACTTTCAGAAATCCAGGTGGTGGTTACTGGAAGAGACGTGAATGACGATCAGGTCTTTATCGAAGCTTTTGGAGGTTCCTTTCAGGTAAACACCTCTCCTGCTTCTTTCTTAGCACTCCCCGATCTTGTTGATGACAGAAGTTTTAGAGATCAACCTGCACAGAGCCTTTTTACTTGGCAAACATCACTTTCTCACATCCGCGACCAGCCTTACGAGGTAGTTTTTAAAGTGACAGATAGACCTGCCGATAGAAGCCAAAACCCATTAACAGATTTCAAATCACTTAGTATAAAGGTAGTAGCACCTGCCCCTACAGGACTGACAGGAGATATTTCAGGCCAGAATGCCATTCAATTGGAGTGGGACAACTACTTCGCCGCTTCGCTAAACCCTGTCATGCAGATTTACCGACGCATTGACAGTTTTGAATTCAATCCCATCAATTGTAATGTGGGTATACCGGCAAATTCTGGTTACGAACTCATCGATGAAGTACCAATTGACCAAAGAAATTACCTTGATGATAACGATGTAATGTCAGGGGTAAATTATTGTTATCGCTTAGTAGCAAGTTTCCCTTTGCCAAACGGTGGCACAAGCTATGCTTCACAAGAGTTTTGCTTAAAAAACAATACGGACGTACCGAACATGGTTAACGCCTCCGTCCAAGAAACTGATCAGTCTGCAGGTGAAATTTATACAAGGTGGACAGCTCCATTGGAGATCAATGAACTTTTATTTCCATCACCATACCGATATGAGCTATTTAGACAAACTGGTTTGACTGGAAATGCAAACAGAACCCTGATTGCCTCCACTTTCGATACAGTGTTTGTAGATACTGGCTTAAATACACAAGATGAGACTTATAATTACTTTGTCAGGTTCTTCGATGCCGATGACAACCTGATTGACAGTGCCGCGACAGCGTCAACACCTAGGCTTTCTAGTACACCTGAAATTCTTGCGGTAAACCTTAGCTGGCAGTCGAATGTACCTTGGTCGAATTCGATTCAGTCTTCTCCATACCATTACATCTATAGAAACCGAACGGATTTAAATGCGCAGGATGAAGATACTTTTGTTTTAATTGATAGTGTAAATGTGCTCACTTCAGGTCAGCGGTATATAGATGATGGTCGTTTTAATTCAAGACCTCTAAATGGAGAGTTGGTTTACTGTTATTTTGTTACCACCCAGGGCAGCTATGGAAACCCTCAAATACTATCACCATTATTGAATGATTCACAAATAAGCTGTGCTCAGCCCGAGGACAATAGTCCACCAGAAGACCCAGAAATAGATTTACCAGATAATATCATTGCGATCGAAGGGCCAGATGGTTCGGTGTTGAATATCATAAATAGCCCCATTTGCGAATTGGATAATTTTTCTCCTTGTGAACAATTAGAGTTTTCCAATACCGTAAACTGGACTATTTCTAACATAGATGATGTTGCCTTCTTTAATATTTACTTCTCAACGAGCGGCATGGATAACAGTTACGAACTAGTTGGCACTAGCACAACTACACAATTTACCCATACTGGCTTACCAGAAATAAAGGGGTGCTATAGAATCACCGCGGTTGATGGTGCAGATAACGAAAGCCAAATGACCGACCCAATTTGCTTTGATAACTGTCCTTATTATGAACTGCCCAATACTTTTACACCAAATGAAGACAATGTGAATGATACATTTAGGGCATTTGACCTAGATAATGGCCGATGTTCTAGGTTTGTATCGTCAGTGGAATTCAAAGTGTTTAACAGATGGGGAAAAGAAATTTTCAGCTACAACACAGAACAAACGACTAACCCCAACTACTTCATTGACTGGGACGGGAAGGATAATGATGGCAAACCGCTGAACGCAGGTACATATTATTACACAGCTACGGTCACCTTTAACACATTTGATCCTGAAAAAAGAAAACAAGAGTTCAAAAACTGGGTTAAGATCGTTAAGTAA
- a CDS encoding T9SS type B sorting domain-containing protein, giving the protein MSMLKRFFLCFALLFTFLLEAQATHIRAGEITAVRISQSGLRYRFTLTIYRDTEGVEFGQGGVFNFGQGRTIGPTLDALRAEAVDNVISEVNIGNNTSIITIQFDHTFDAPGVYVVSFTEQNRNTNIINLGGASSENLAFHVETAIRIQAGDGLNNTPILTIPPIDRACIGARFIHNAGAFDADGDSLAYKLVTPLQDRGVAIETYLPLDDPTISTISEGGAGGTLFEIDPITGDLTWDAPQFEGEYNVAFIVEEWRFSVLNNRYELIGFVTRDMQIVVEDCNNERPELEIPLDTCIEAGALLEAIVRGTDPDNNQVLIEAFGGVFDLNISPAEFVGLPDENPIPRFRDQPAESLFKWNTDISHVRTRPYEVQFKISDNPSDPDAPSFTDFERWNITVVAPAPTGLTGSIASSTSIQLNWDDYVGANFNPVMQVYRRVDSFDFDPENCNIGIPANSGYELIDELPINQTSFLDDSGIRPGVNYCYRIVAEFPLPSGGTSYASQEFCITIPLDIPAMTNVSVEETDETNGEIFVRWISPLEIDETLFPPPFRYELIRYDGFNSTANRTLVTSTTDTVFTDTGLNTSGQAYNYRVRFYDVDDNLIDSSSTASSVRLDAFGEVRSINLSWDADVPWSNQIQSDPYHLIYRNRTDAAASDVDNFVLIDSARVTIDGLRYLDDGSFNNTPLLDDREYCYFVTTRGGYGNPLIPSPLENNSQIICIQPNDDVPPEEPEIDTPGDEVIITGPDGLPLILLESENCDRLSVEPCAFANFTNTLSWTVNDVDNDISSFNVYFSETGSSDDFILVGSSRTNTFDHTGLSSIKGCYRIASVDRSGNESSLSDAICFDNCPNYELPNTFTPNGDNINDTFRAFDQPNGRCPRFVKSVAFQVFDRWGGQEIYSYNSSEDVEPNIFIDWDGTDKNGNVLPSGTYYYLATVTYDVLDQSIATEEFKNWVRIIR; this is encoded by the coding sequence ATGAGTATGTTAAAGAGGTTTTTCCTATGCTTCGCCTTACTTTTCACCTTCCTTTTAGAGGCCCAGGCAACACACATTCGTGCAGGAGAAATTACGGCAGTAAGAATCTCTCAATCAGGACTTAGATATAGATTTACACTTACAATTTACCGAGATACCGAGGGTGTTGAATTCGGTCAAGGTGGTGTATTCAATTTTGGTCAGGGGAGAACGATTGGCCCTACGCTTGACGCGCTCAGAGCCGAAGCGGTAGATAATGTCATCAGCGAAGTAAACATCGGGAATAATACTTCAATAATTACCATACAATTTGATCATACTTTTGATGCGCCAGGCGTTTATGTGGTCAGTTTTACAGAACAAAATAGAAATACAAACATCATCAACCTAGGTGGTGCCTCATCTGAAAACCTTGCCTTTCACGTAGAAACAGCCATTAGAATTCAGGCTGGCGACGGTTTAAACAATACCCCTATCCTTACAATCCCACCGATTGACAGAGCATGTATAGGTGCTCGTTTCATTCACAATGCTGGTGCTTTTGATGCCGATGGCGATAGCCTTGCATACAAATTAGTAACTCCGTTGCAAGACAGAGGCGTGGCGATTGAAACATATTTACCGCTTGATGATCCGACCATTTCGACAATTAGTGAGGGAGGCGCTGGTGGCACCCTATTTGAAATTGACCCAATTACAGGTGACTTGACTTGGGATGCCCCTCAATTTGAGGGGGAATATAACGTGGCCTTCATAGTTGAAGAATGGCGCTTTTCCGTATTGAATAATCGATATGAATTGATAGGTTTCGTTACCCGAGATATGCAGATCGTGGTAGAAGACTGTAATAACGAAAGGCCAGAATTAGAAATACCACTTGACACTTGTATAGAAGCAGGTGCCCTTTTAGAGGCCATTGTTCGAGGGACTGACCCAGACAATAACCAAGTACTAATTGAAGCATTCGGTGGGGTTTTTGATCTCAATATTTCACCAGCAGAATTTGTTGGTCTTCCAGACGAAAATCCAATCCCAAGATTTAGAGATCAGCCTGCTGAGTCTTTATTCAAGTGGAATACGGACATCTCTCATGTGAGAACTAGACCTTACGAGGTACAATTCAAAATATCGGATAACCCTTCTGATCCTGATGCACCTTCTTTTACGGATTTTGAAAGATGGAACATTACTGTAGTTGCACCAGCACCAACTGGTTTAACTGGTAGCATAGCCTCCAGCACATCCATACAGTTAAATTGGGATGACTATGTAGGGGCTAATTTCAATCCTGTTATGCAGGTTTATAGAAGGGTAGACAGCTTTGACTTCGATCCAGAGAATTGTAACATAGGAATTCCGGCAAACTCAGGTTACGAATTGATCGATGAATTGCCGATCAACCAGACTTCATTTTTGGATGATAGCGGTATTCGCCCAGGAGTAAATTATTGTTATAGAATCGTTGCTGAATTTCCGCTTCCAAGTGGTGGTACAAGTTACGCTTCACAAGAATTCTGCATTACGATTCCTTTAGATATACCGGCGATGACCAATGTTTCTGTAGAAGAAACAGATGAAACGAATGGAGAAATATTTGTGAGATGGATTTCTCCGCTAGAGATAGATGAAACACTATTCCCGCCGCCTTTCAGATACGAACTGATCCGTTATGACGGCTTCAACAGCACTGCGAACCGAACACTCGTCACATCGACGACGGATACTGTCTTCACTGATACAGGTTTAAATACAAGCGGGCAGGCTTACAATTATCGTGTGAGATTTTATGACGTAGATGATAACCTTATCGATAGCTCGTCGACCGCTTCTTCCGTAAGACTAGATGCTTTCGGCGAAGTTCGGTCTATCAATTTATCGTGGGACGCAGATGTACCTTGGTCTAATCAAATTCAAAGCGATCCTTACCATTTAATTTATAGAAACAGAACCGATGCCGCTGCTTCCGATGTAGATAACTTCGTATTAATCGATAGCGCACGAGTGACGATCGATGGTCTAAGGTATTTGGATGACGGTAGCTTTAATAACACGCCATTATTGGATGACAGAGAGTATTGCTACTTTGTTACGACGCGAGGTGGATATGGAAACCCTTTAATCCCTTCGCCGCTTGAGAATAACTCACAAATCATCTGTATTCAGCCGAATGATGACGTACCACCAGAAGAACCAGAAATTGATACCCCGGGTGACGAAGTGATTATTACAGGACCTGATGGTCTACCACTGATATTACTTGAAAGCGAAAACTGTGATCGACTGTCCGTGGAACCATGCGCTTTTGCCAACTTCACAAACACCCTCTCTTGGACGGTGAACGATGTGGATAATGATATTTCAAGCTTTAATGTCTACTTCTCCGAAACAGGTTCGTCAGACGATTTTATACTCGTGGGCAGCAGTAGAACGAATACATTCGATCACACTGGGCTAAGTTCAATAAAAGGATGTTATAGAATAGCTTCAGTGGATAGATCGGGGAACGAAAGCTCACTAAGTGATGCCATTTGTTTTGACAATTGCCCTAACTATGAGTTGCCGAATACATTCACACCAAATGGAGATAATATCAACGATACTTTCCGTGCTTTTGATCAACCAAATGGACGCTGCCCGAGATTTGTGAAATCCGTAGCTTTCCAAGTTTTTGATCGTTGGGGTGGACAAGAAATTTATAGCTATAATTCTTCGGAAGATGTAGAGCCAAACATCTTTATCGACTGGGATGGTACTGATAAAAATGGCAATGTTCTTCCATCAGGTACATACTATTATTTAGCCACCGTAACGTATGATGTATTGGACCAATCTATAGCAACAGAGGAATTCAAGAATTGGGTTAGAATCATTCGTTAA